The window GATAAGTACACGAGATCTTTCTGTTTTGGTTCTAACATCATTCCGATGCATAACCCAGGTAGCTTTGTCTGTCAACCCATTAGTTGTTTCAACTCATCATCCGAAATAGCAGGTGCCATCAAGTCTAATTGGGCGTCGACACCAGTCAGACCAGACCCTATATCCCCCCAGCTCATATAATCCCACGGGTACTGTGCATCAAAATTGTCTATCTGAATATTCAGCCACTCCAGCCCATCTTCTTTATCCGAAGTCTCAGCAGTGTGAGCGAAATCAGATGTTTGCAAGACATCGGTTGATTCGACGTGTCCGGGGGTATATGGATCTGTCCGGCGCTTACTGGCCTCAAAAATGCGAGAAATGGCATTTAGGGACTGCTTGGCGGTTGGCGCAAAAGGATTCATACGAGAGAGTGTGAGCATGGCGGTCTCGACCTGGGCCTTGCAGGACTCCAGAGAGGCGCGCTGATCACTGGCGGTCGAGTCGTGGATGAACAGGCCAACTAGTGGAACCATCGTTGCCTGGAAGATCATCCAGACGGCATTCCAGCAAATGAATGGGTCCATTTTGTTTGTGGCAGCTATGCTTTCTATAGTTTGCTCGGCAGCTTCTCGACATTTCTCGATGGCCGCACACTCCTCAGCTTGCAGTGTGATATATGGGGCTCGTCGGATCGCATAATTCAGGAGTACTGGACGGTAGAGTAGCATGAGCTGATTCAAGTAGCGCCAACGCATGTTTGTGCGCACGATACTGATTTTCTCGGAGCATGGTTCGTGGTCCTTCAGCACTGGGGGCAAGTTTTCCCACCACTGCAGCAGCTGGGCTCCGCCGCGCGACATCTCCGGAGACCTGACTAGTGGCACAGCAGCCAGTgcctcctggatctcggtAGCTATTTTCGTAAAGCGGATGTTTTCTACTAGTGGAAGAATGTCCAAGACGTTTTCCTGTCAAGCGTATGTCAGGGCTACGGCACGCATACAAAGTGGAAAGTGAGAGTAATGGACGCACCTTATCTTGGACGCAGGGCGCCTTTACAGTGATAGCCGGACCTGATCGGCCCATACTTGGTCTTCCAAGGGTCACACACGCCCAAGTGTCCATGCAGAAAAGGGACCACCAGACACGGCGTTTTAGATCCGTTAAAGCCGCCTTGTTGGAGTCGGTTGTTTGGGGTCCTGCAGAATCTTTCGCCGGCTGGCGGCTATTAGTATGCTCTCTGTGTAGTCCAAGAGATACTGCCATCCGAAGAGCGGCGCCCATCAAGGAGTATGCCATGTTTGGTTGGCTGATGTAGTGACAGTACCAGCCACCGATAAGCCCTAGAGCCTGGATACTTTCAAGATTCGAAGTACCCAGGGACCTAAGGCTGAGATGGCTCATAGACCGATAGAAATAAGACTGGTGGGACTGATCGCTCGCAGAAGTGGCTGCAATGCACCCAAGAGCCAGGACAATATTCAGCAGTGCTAGCCAGTGGTCATCCTTTCTAAGGCCGGCTCGGTATATTTCGCGGAAGCTTTGCTCGTCTATCATTGGTGCAAATGGGTGAAAGTATAGGAAATAAGCATTGAGCATCTCAAGCTCCGAAAGTGATGGTGGAGGGTGTGGTGGAAGCGGCATGTGATGGATCCAGTCTGAAGGCCGCTCGTACCTCTCAGTGGATGATGTACGTGCAAAGTGGAAAGCGCATTGGGGGTCAAGCCAAGTGATAACCTTCAGCACAGCCTGTACGGAAGAAACTCCAAGATAGGACGAGGGTTGTCGGACGAGGAGTGACAAAGCATTAACCTCATCTGAGAAGGCTCCCATAAGAGACGCTGTGGAGCCTGCTGGATTGCTATCTGGAAACTCTTCCGGCATGGCCTGAAGCGACTCTAGATTCTCAACTTCATTCGACGGCGGATCACTGTATGTGGCATCCGAGACCGAGGCAGGGGGTGATGCCTGGGACTGCGTCGTCAAATTGAGCGCCGCTTGCAGGAGGTTGCGGTCCATGAGACCTGGTAGTCGTTCTCGCGGCAAGTTGACTATGTTTTCTGGAGCCACATTGGGAaagatcttgcgcaggaCGCTCCTATATTGGGCCATGGTAGGATGGCTAGTTGACCCACTCAGCTCGGCTTCATAGACATGGTGATCGCAAAAGAGACTCACCTATAAGGCGCCCGCGGCTCTGAATACTGGCACTCATCAGACCTGTGATACCACCGACAGGACTCGCACGGCTGCTCGCCGTCACATTTGATCTTCCGAGTCCGGCACGAGGTGCATGCATTTGGAATTGCTCGCGGCTGTCCTTCGCGACGTTTAGCACGCTTGCGAGCCCTCTCAGCCGTTCCTGGATCAGACTTCTCCACGCTTTCGAATGTGTGGAACATTTTGAGAAACAGGTCTGGGGGCCGAAAGGAGCTGCGGAGCACTCCGGCAATGATGTGAATCGGGTTGTATGAATGTGGGGAAGAAGGTCCGGCTTAGATGCGTTAAACCGTCAGTGAGGACACGGACAAGTGCGAGCCCATGTGATCAATCAGGGGAAGGGACTACGAGCAAAAGATCCAGAAACAATCGCCCAACTTCGCTTAGCTGAAACATTTTGTGTGGCCACCAGTGTGCTTCCCCGCATTTTGCTCGTTCCACGTGTGTTCTTCAGCCTAGGGTCCATTTTTACGATTCCTTCTCCTGGTTGGAACAATCAGATCAAAAGTCCGATCAATTTCCAGGGTTGACTGGCTCGTGGTCAAGTTCCGGGAATCCGAACCTGGAGAATCAAATTTGACGGACTGCGAGGGGGTAGTATCGCATAAAACCATCATCAACTACCAAATAATATTGGCTTCCCCTGCCCGACCAGGTAGTATCCATCGCAGTAGTCTTTGCAACTGGCCCAAAACGTCTACAGCCCCTCGGAAGACGCACCTCCGTGCCGAAAACAGCAAAGGCGGGGCTAATCCCCGTTGTATGTACCCCAGACTTTTCGAGAACCGGTCCGCTAGGGGACAAAGTGCGTTCCTTTATGCAAGCAACTACAGTCTAATGCAAAACATTTTTGGAAGAAATTTGAAATTCAGCTATAAAAACATACATCAATCCATGGCTCATTCGACGAAGAACAACAGATCAACTCCATGAGATCAAAGAAGCCTTAGGTATCACACCACCCCACGCGAACAAAAAAACACATGGGAAACAAAAGAGAGATTGGGTGTGTGAAAGGTAAAGAGGAAAGCAATAAAAATTTTCGAAGACAGCGCGCAATAAAAACATCCAAATGCAATGGCAAGATTCGCTCGTCAACTTTTAGCCATGGGTCATTTTTCGTGGCAAGAAAATGGAATGGAATAAAATGCGAGTGTGCTTTGCTGTTGTTCATCAAACAAAACTCCATTATTTGGAGACTCGAAGATATTGAAGGCAAAAGGTGGGAGGAAAGGTCAAGTGATGCGCCTAGGGAAAATCAAGTCTGCCAGCGACTCGTAGACATATAACAGCGGCCGTTTGTATCATGCTAATCTTTTCGGGAAAACATCCCAAAACTTCGTGGAATCGTAAAGAACCGACGGGTTGCTATTCGGTCTATTCAAGCCGTCACAGACTCGAACAAAAATCAAGACGATGTTTATAACGGGAGCTGAGTACGACGCTGAGCATCCATGAGCTTCCGTCGCACGGCCTCGCCACCAGCGTATCCGATTGCCTTGCGTTTCCGGGTCGGGGTGCGCTGGTCCGCGTGTTTGGCGTGGCGAAAGACGCTGGCAGGCCGGGAAGGCGAGTTGGCGGGCATGAACTCGCGGTGCTGGGGCAGACGCAGCAGTGTCTGGTACCGATTGTGATTACGACGGAAGGCCGTCACAATGCCCTTGtcgaggtggttgaggaaCTGCTCGGCATTATTGGCCTGCTGAGACTCCGAGTGGCGGGTCGGGGTTGGTGTGCCCATGTTCCGAAGGGAAGGCGGGGCCATGGGCGAGATGAGTGTCTCATCGTCAAATGGCTTGTccatttcttcatcttcatcttcgtccgAAGAGTCATTGCCGAAATCGATGAAATCATCAACATTGAGAGAAGCCTCTGggtcatcttcgtcatcttcttcgaaggAACTGTCGATCGTCAAGTCCTGCGAGGGATAGAAAGCTTCCGGAGGACCCATGACTTGACCGCCGGGTGTGAGATCGTTGCCGAGGGCCGTCATCATGAGATTGGCGCTGGAGGCCAGCATCGGACTGAAGTCGGTTTGATTCGGGGACGCGAGTGCATCAGTGTCGCTCTCATCGACCAAGTGTAAAGTGGTCTGTCGCGGGCTGTTGTTGGCGGTGCCCGGCATGCTGTTCGCGGCAGAGTCGAGCCAATCGTGACGGGATGAAGCATAGGCCGGAATGATCACCAGATGCTTGCCAGTGCAGTCGACCAGGGCCACCGGCTTGTGAGGGTCGGCGATGAACGTTCCCATGATGGGTCCACGGCGGCGTGGAAGACTGTCACACTGGTCGTCACCCGCGGCGATCAGCGAATCAGCCGAGTCCCGACGAAGGAGGGAACGAGGGTGGGTAATCGTCGCCGGGGGCGGGAGGTCTTCATCCGTAGTGTCGCCATCGTCGGCTGGAAATGGATTAGCATAAATAGAGCAATGTCAACAAGATTCGCCTGCATACTCTCATAACCACTGAGACTCCCTTCGGAGGAGCCGCCATTGGATTCAACATGATAGATATTTCCGTGGCCATAGTCGGCATCGCCAAACATCTCTTCTGACTGGCGACGATGGCTGCGGTGCGCCTCATTGTCACTTTCAATCATGCGACGCAACTGCGGATCCAAACTGTCCTGCTGCAGGAAATCGCTTGGGATTTCATCGTCCGTGTGGGAGTCGCTGTCGGACGAAGAATCCGAGCGCTCCTCGAAGTGAACACGTCGAGGCATGGGAGTGTCAACCGCTTCGCTGGCCATGTCGGTTTCACCAAATGTATCCATGGCGCTGTACAGATGTTCTTCATCAAAGAACGACGCTGTGGGGAGGATCATCTGGTCTTCAAAGGTACCCGAGTTGACCCAGTCAATCCCTTCATGGCCGATATCAGATGTCGGCAGGATGCGATGATGGTTCTCAGACTCcataatcatcatctctTCCAGTTTCTCAACGtcctgctcttcatcatcgccgtcagtGATGTAGTCGACGCCCGCATAAATATCATCCGAGCTGTCATCCGACTCGCCGGGATCGCTGCTAATATGATCGTCAAATTTCTCGTCCAAGACGCGTCTCCGCTTGTTCTGGGTCGGTTGACGCCCCGCCTTATGGGTTTTGCCTTGACTACGCCCATAAGACGGGGCCCGCGCTAGTggccggtcttcttcatcatcggcgtCATCTTCCGActcgtctgcttcttcgctcagctcctccagggagGAGACTGACGATACGCTCGATACGGAGGTCGACGACGctcttcgttttctctgGGCCACGGCACGGCCGGCGGATCGGGCATTGCCCGCTTTTTTGCTCTGGTTGGCACCTTTGGGGGATTGGTCGGAGTGCCGCATGGTGTTCGACtcgggggtggtggggtgGGACTTTTTAGCCGAGCTCTTGTGTGTCCGTTTTGAAGAGTGAGGGCTTGACTGTGGCATGTTTGACAATGACAGCAAGTTCAATATTGTTTGTTTGAAAAAAGTTTTTGCTGGGTTCCCCTCGGCAAGTCGATTGCGTCAAGTTCCAGTGGTCGATGGTCGTTGAGGGAAAGAAGGGTAGAAGAGATCTGAGTTGACTCGTCGGTCGTAATCGTATATCGTGAAATAGGAATTCGGATTATGGTGATCGGAGTGGGTGGAAAgtcgagggaggaggagggggagaaaaaagactttttttttgtcgGGGTGGGAACACCTCCAGTCCGGCACGGACGCTGAAGTGCTTCTTCTGGGACTGTACTTGGGGGGCAATTCCAACGCAGTGGACAGCGTCGAAAGAGAAACAGATATCGAGTCGAATTGGGAATCCTGGGAGCTGCTGGACTGGGGAGCCTTGGGAACAGGCGCCCCAGCGGGGGATTTACAGCCCAGCAACAGCCATTTGGCGTGAATTCTGGACGATATCTGGGTAAAGTGCAGTTCGTATGAGAATAGGGTTAGGGTATTGTAGGTAGACTGGAAGAATGTTGGCGTGGTGAAGacgagaagagaaagaagaagggaaggcACGGGAAAAGAGACAGAAGTGGATTTTTCCTGGGAAGTGGGGAGCCCCGCTGATTGGTCAGGAAAATGGGTGCCGGGGACAGTTCATTGGCTGGTTCTGTTCACCGCATCTTCA of the Penicillium psychrofluorescens genome assembly, chromosome: 1 genome contains:
- a CDS encoding uncharacterized protein (ID:PFLUO_001707-T1.cds;~source:funannotate), yielding MPQSSPHSSKRTHKSSAKKSHPTTPESNTMRHSDQSPKGANQSKKAGNARSAGRAVAQRKRRASSTSVSSVSSVSSLEELSEEADESEDDADDEEDRPLARAPSYGRSQGKTHKAGRQPTQNKRRRVLDEKFDDHISSDPGESDDSSDDIYAGVDYITDGDDEEQDVEKLEEMMIMESENHHRILPTSDIGHEGIDWVNSGTFEDQMILPTASFFDEEHLYSAMDTFGETDMASEAVDTPMPRRVHFEERSDSSSDSDSHTDDEIPSDFLQQDSLDPQLRRMIESDNEAHRSHRRQSEEMFGDADYGHGNIYHVESNGGSSEGSLSGYETDDGDTTDEDLPPPATITHPRSLLRRDSADSLIAAGDDQCDSLPRRRGPIMGTFIADPHKPVALVDCTGKHLVIIPAYASSRHDWLDSAANSMPGTANNSPRQTTLHLVDESDTDALASPNQTDFSPMLASSANLMMTALGNDLTPGGQVMGPPEAFYPSQDLTIDSSFEEDDEDDPEASLNVDDFIDFGNDSSDEDEDEEMDKPFDDETLISPMAPPSLRNMGTPTPTRHSESQQANNAEQFLNHLDKGIVTAFRRNHNRYQTLLRLPQHREFMPANSPSRPASVFRHAKHADQRTPTRKRKAIGYAGGEAVRRKLMDAQRRTQLPL
- a CDS encoding uncharacterized protein (ID:PFLUO_001706-T1.cds;~source:funannotate); amino-acid sequence: MFHTFESVEKSDPGTAERARKRAKRREGQPRAIPNACTSCRTRKIKCDGEQPCESCRWYHRSDECQYSEPRAPYSHPTMAQYRSVLRKIFPNVAPENIVNLPRERLPGLMDRNLLQAALNLTTQSQASPPASVSDATYSDPPSNEVENLESLQAMPEEFPDSNPAGSTASLMGAFSDEVNALSLLVRQPSSYLGVSSVQAVLKVITWLDPQCAFHFARTSSTERYERPSDWIHHMPLPPHPPPSLSELEMLNAYFLYFHPFAPMIDEQSFREIYRAGLRKDDHWLALLNIVLALGCIAATSASDQSHQSYFYRSMSHLSLRSLGTSNLESIQALGLIGGWYCHYISQPNMAYSLMGAALRMAVSLGLHREHTNSRQPAKDSAGPQTTDSNKAALTDLKRRVWWSLFCMDTWACVTLGRPSMGRSGPAITVKAPCVQDKENVLDILPLVENIRFTKIATEIQEALAAVPLVRSPEMSRGGAQLLQWWENLPPVLKDHEPCSEKISIVRTNMRWRYLNQLMLLYRPVLLNYAIRRAPYITLQAEECAAIEKCREAAEQTIESIAATNKMDPFICWNAVWMIFQATMVPLVGLFIHDSTASDQRASLESCKAQVETAMLTLSRMNPFAPTAKQSLNAISRIFEASKRRTDPYTPGHVESTDVLQTSDFAHTAETSDKEDGLEWLNIQIDNFDAQYPWDYMSWGDIGSGLTGVDAQLDLMAPAISDDELKQLMG